The Neomonachus schauinslandi chromosome 11, ASM220157v2, whole genome shotgun sequence genome contains a region encoding:
- the RRP8 gene encoding ribosomal RNA-processing protein 8 has product MFEEPEWAEEAPVAAGLPPVASRPRPASASQIKGSKHRQLLATLRALEAASLPQQPPSLPGSDSEEDVVERKKKHPKKASSASASIEVEKKRKKKCQQQGPPGSDYEEKEVKRSKKCLKGVFSASDSAEEQKRKRKCQKQVPSNPAQHQDNDNQTGPKAWKSSATNDQSKQSPGSTSANPPQTLSRKQWRNRQKNKRRHKNKFRPPQPPDQAPATAPKEETEMPPAPSPDNYEDRAGALRARMAQRLDGARFRYLNEQLYSGPSSAAQRLFQEDPEAFLLYHRGFQSQVKKWPLQPVDRIARDLRQRPASLVVADFGCGDCRLASSIRNPVHCFDLASLDPRVTVCDMAQVPLEDESVDVAVFCLSLMGTNIRDFLEEANRVLKQGGLLKVAEVSSRFEDVRTFLGAVTKLGFKVISKDLTNSHFFLFDFEKTGPPRVGPKAQLTGLKLQPCLYKRR; this is encoded by the exons GGCTCCAAGCACCGTCAGCTCTTGGCCACATTACGGGCCCTAGAGGCAGCATCTCTTCCCCAGCAACCCCCTAGCCTGCCTGGCAGTGACTCTGAGGAGGATGtggtggaaaggaagaagaaacaccCAAAAAAGGCCTCATCTGCCAGTGCTTCTATTGAAgtagagaagaagaggaagaagaaatgtcaACAACAGGGCCCACCTGGCAGTGActatgaagaaaaggaagtaaaaaggaGCAAAAAGTGCCTCAAAGGGGTTTTCAGTGCCAGTGACTCTgctgaagaacagaaaagaaagaggaaatgccAGAAACAGGTCCCCTCAAACCCCGCCCAGCACCAGGACAATGATAACCAAACAG GTCCCAAAGCTTGGAAGAGTAGTGCGACAAATGACCAATCCAAGCAAAGTCCTGGGTCCACTTCTGCCAACCCCCCGCAAACCTTGAGTCGCAAGCAGTGGCGGAACCGACAGAAGAATAAACGTAGACATAAGAACAAGTTTCGGCCACCTCAGCCACCAGACCAGGCTCCAGCCACAGCCCCCAAAGAGGAGACAGAGatgcctcctgcccccagcccagatAACTATGAGGATCGGGCAGGGGCTCTGCGAGCCCGCATGGCACAGCGGCTGGATGGTGCCCGATTTCGCTACCTCAACGAACAGCTATACTCAGGGCCTAGCAGTGCTGCACAGCGTCTCTTCCAGGAAGATCCTGAAGCCTTTCTTCTCTATCACCGCGGCTTCCAGAGCCAAGTCAAGAAGTGGCCACTACAGCCAGTGGACCGCATCGCCAGGGATCTTCGCCAGCG gCCTGCGTCCCTGGTGGTAGCTGACTTCGGCTGCGGGGACTGCCGCCTGGCTTCAAGTATCCGGAACCCTGTGCACTGCTTTGACTTGGCCTCTCTGGACCCCAGGGTCACTGTGTGTGACATGGCCCAG GTGCCTCTGGAGGATGAGTCTGTGGATGTGGCTGTGTTCTGCCTTTCGCTGATGGGAACCAACATCAGGGACTTCCTAGAGGAGGCAAATCGAGTGCTGAAGCAAGG GGGTCTCTTGAAAGTGGCTGAAGTCAGTAGCCGGTTTGAAGATGTTCGGACCTTTCTGGGGGCTGTGACCAAACTGGGCTTCAAGGTCATCTCCAAG GATCTTACCAACAGCCACTTCTTCTTGTTTGACTTTGAAAAGACTGGGCCTCCTCGGGTAGGGCCCAAGGCTCAACTCACAGGCCTGAAGCTTCAGCCATGTCTCTACAAGCGCAGGTGA